AAAACTTCAAAATTAAAAGCCAAGTTGGAGTCCGTAATTAGAGATAAAAACCTTAGTATACAGaccatatttttttgtttgatcttAATGACCGTCATCAGATTTGAAGGAACAAGGCAGAAAACCTGTGAACTGTGAACTACAAAATGTAGCRAGGTTGATTtgctaaagaaataaaataaaaaaaatagatggcATAGTGAAGAAATGTTAAAGCAACATCTAAAAAGGcatcagccaggaagttaaagtTTAGACACAAATAGATCTTCCTAATGGGAAATCCTCCCCAAGTGAGATAGACATGCTTACTAACAAAACCAATGTTTTTGGGGAGTAAACTTTAGTCACAAAACAGTTTGTGggataaactaaaaaaaaaaaagctgattttaagttaaaaaataatgcaagttcTGACTCATTCTCTAATTTTGGTATTTCTATCCAACTGATTGTACATGCTAATATTTAATCCCGTCCCATTTCAATAAGCTGTTATATAAAAAAGCTACACATcgttttttcctcatttaattGCCATTTATTTCAAGTTACATAtataatgttaataaatgccACTTTAATATACAACCCATCAACTTCAGCAccaagagaaaaaagaaatctcttcCACccacaacttttaaaataaagcttaaaaaaaatctgaagaagagTTAGTGTGCATCCAtagagcaacaaaaataaacgaAGGCAAGGCCGAGAAGTGCAATGTATACCGGGTATAGGCAACTACCAAGCAAAGACACAAGATATCACAGATTGTACTGTTaagtaaaaaacagaaaaacgctCACCTTAGTCATACTCTTGACATTATTACGAAGTTTGGTTCAAATTTGACAAGTTTTCATGAAAGCCTATGAGGTCCATCAGTGTGTGGAAGTTACAGTTGATGCAGAGTCGACTCTGTACAAAACGCTACAAGGACTTTTATCTTGGCAAATCTGATAAACTGTACATTCGTACAGTTGAGTCTCCTTTGCGCTAAAGCGATGGAGCAGAAGGAGGAGAATCCTACAGCTTAAGAAAAAATTCAGTGTCAAGCTTAATGCTGTCAACCCGAAGCAGTGACAAAGATACTGTGAATAATCTGAGAGACCCCCTCCCTAACATCTCTCAATCCTTCTCGGAGCTGGTTTGTAAATCTAGAGCACTAAGGGAGGTGGCAGCGCGTCAGATGACTGACTTCGCCTCGCGTAACAACCCCACGTGGTCTACCAGCCATTTGTCCTCCCGTGCMGCTAGCAGTCGCCCTGTGAGGAGGGAACAGACCGAAGTCTGACAGATTAGTCCCCAGTATGGCTGCTGAGGTGTGGCCTTGCGCTGGTGTCGGGTTGTCACATTTGATGGAAGATCGCTGGGACGTCTGAGGTGACTATGTGTAGAAGATGACCTCTGGGATCTGTCCGTCTTCTACTGAAGTGCCGTTGTTGTTGCCCGCCGCGTAGCAGAAGGTGAAACAGGTCTTTGTGCCGGTGGAGGACGACTCGTGTGTTACCTTTCGCATTCCCTTGGTCCCGTAATGAGAGTCTGGACCctgtcagacacacacagagcaagATGAGTAAACTCTCCCAAATCTGTGGGTTCTTTCCCATATTCATCatttctctccgtctctcttctTGCTGACCTTCAGTGTGGCACAGGCAGTGTAGTTGACGTTGGGTAGAATCTCGACTGGTTCTTTGAACATGACTCTGAAGGTGTTTGCTGACCCGTCACAGCTGAAGCCTGTGTCATTCTGCCCCAGCACTGTGTTGCTGTCTGTGTGGATTATCTACAACGGAGCACAAATACCCAAGATCGCATAAGACCACTAAAAATATGGAAAGATTTGCCTCATACAAGTACAGTGCCttatcaaattatttatatcaCATAAACCTTTTCGCATTTTGTTACAAAACTCTAGGTATCTSGGGGCATTTTATGCGACAGACCAACACTTTTACACTGTCAGAGTACACGGACTGAAATGTGTTCATCATTCCAAAATAGCTCaatcagtcagactggatgaagCATATCTGAACAGCAACATTTGTTTAGTCAATTTAAGTTCTATAAATTCTCAATTGGAGGActttactttgactaggtcattctaacAATAACAGGCTCTGAGCTAAACCAATTTATGTTTTAGGGCTATTGTCCTCCTGGAAGTTGTACCTCCACTAGAGCACCAGTTATTTTACAGATCCttggtttttattatatttgttcTCCAAAATCATCAAAAACCTCCACGGTATTCACAGAACAGCTTTGTTTACTCAAAGACTAAATTACACGCAGGTTGACCATTTACAAATGATGTGAATTTTTGAAGGCAATCTGTTGCACTCGATTTTATTGAAAGGTAAccagggaattttttttttggggggggggattcTTGTATCATTTTTCCCTCACCCAACAATTATGTGCTTCCAGGTGTTGTagttcaaaaatatatatacagatttgtagttttaatgtgacaaaatgaacaaatctcAAGCCAAGAggcatgaatatttttaaaagacactGTAAATACTGGGCCGGTACCTGTATGTTGACTTGGTAGTCTGTAGGTCCATGTATGGAGCCATAAAGTCCAAATCCAACCACAAAAATCCTTCTGTTAACAGAAAACCTGTAAAACAAAGTGAGGTggacataattaaaaaatagctTCTTAAATCTTAACgttttagataaatatattCAGACACCAACAATATCTGAGcttcaaaaatgcaaaactaaatGATCGCATTTcatgctgaaatgttttattgttattggtTTATAAGTAAGACATTTGTCTCAACCAGCCCACAGCACTGGCAATCCGTTAGATAAAGTCCTTTTCACAACGTAAGGTAACGTAAGGCCTGATCTCAACACACCTTATGCGGTCGCTCGTCCCGCTGTAGCCCCAGCGGCTCTCCACCTGGCCAAAACGGGTGATGCTGCACTCCTTCCCGCGGAGGCAGCAGCGAGGACGGTCGATGAAATCTACACGAGGCTTTGGGTTCACTGTGAAGTGGAGGAAGAGACTCACCACCTCTCTGTCGGTTAGAATATTAGACTGGGCAGGACCTGGGGGATAACGACACGAACCAAAAACAGACTTCAACGTCAGAGCAGCGATCTGAAAGTAAAACGGATGCGGTTAATGGGTGTTCAACTGTGCCCTTCTTAACCTGCTGCAAACTCCTCTATGGTCATGAGAGGGAAGCGGATGAGCGTGAGGGATTTCCCCAGGACTTTGCGCATGTTCTCGGGAgtgggctgcagctgctgcctgcGAGCCTCCGCCTCAGCCCAGCGAACGGCAGCGCCAAACAAACGCACCTCTCTCACTCCTAAAGTGTCCCTCTCCAACACCGCCACCAAAGTATCTGAAGGAGACAAACGTGACGTTTATAAAACAACACTAACAACTAAATGCAACATGGAGAAATGACGTCAAAATTTACAGTGAGTCTTTACCCAGATCTATGTCCGTGAACCCCTCGGCGGCAAGAGCATCTCCGGTGTTCTTGTCGATGTTCTCCAAACACAGACTGGCAAGTTGTGGCTCATCAAACAAACGAGCCTAAAACAACGTGATGCATCATCAGACTTTTAAAACATCATCTGATTTTCAGGTAACATCAGCGTAGTGAATGCTCCCGAGtttactctttatttttaagcaataaaaatgtacaaaagaaaatttgtATTCTACACATTTGTGTTAAGCATACCAAACATATAATTGCCAAAACATAAATGAGGCCTACAAGCGCTCCGTTTTATCTGTACGTTTTAACTTGGGTACTTATTTTGACAAATGCATATTAAAGAACTTAATACTATTCCCAAACTCATAGTCAAATTCTTCAAATTTCTCAGCAAATTTTGAATTGTAAATACAGAAGTTCACTATCAAATTGTCATTTATGGATGGATAAACGGATACATGGTTAGCTGGACAAAGGGACTAaaacaaatggacaaaaatacattaatagaCCAACAGACAGATAATGGACaatgaacagatgaatgaaaGTTGAGGGcaataaagtctaaaaatctattttctcaTTCAGAGTTTGAAAACCCTTCAACCAAATTTGATGCTTTTATGCTTAAAACTGTCACAAGGATCAGTGAGTGATCCCTGTGACAGTTCCAGTCATTTTCCATCAAGTTGAAAATCACTACTTTCATTtgttatgaaaacaaaattccTATAATTTAAATTAGTTGAAATAGAGTGCTTAGCAAACTTAACACTTTTCTGTCACGTCTGTATTATTTCTGAAAGAGCATCGTTAAAGTTTTTGATGCAAGGAGTTTTAAATCCACACTCAAACTAAGGTTTTCAACAAATATTACTCCTCTGGAGCTGCAGATTCTGACTCTTTAGGTAAGGAAGCCGACCTGTGTAAGGAGCATGAAAGCATTGTCTGCTCTGAGGTTTTTCTTCAGGAACTCCACACAGTGAGCCTCCAGGGCAGGAACCGCATACTTTTTGGCTGTATACAAAGTAGTCATCACAGTCTCAGGCCCGATCTGGACTTCATCAGAATACAGGAACCTGAAACAGAAGACATTGTTGCAATTGGCAGTAAAACatagatttaaataataataataaaaaaaacgttcttACTTTAGCAGGGCCAAAAAAGCAGCTGGTTCCACATCAGGGAGTTCGATTTCCGTGGAAGTGGTCGCCATGCCACCGTTGAACATAGCATCGAACACTGCGCTGCCCACTGCCAGGACAAACCTGACACgccacagcagcaacaacaacaggaGGAGGGGTCAGCTCGGTCTTTCCAGGCCGTTTGTTTCTTGCTGAAGCAAATCCTCTTACCTGTGAGCTGGTATTCTCTGAACACCCATGCCTTTGCCAACCAAGAAATGAACGTCACTCAGCACCTCGTTGTTGAAGAGAAACGCAAACCTCTCCTTGACTGTGCTCTTTGTCGCCTGCCAGTTGTACACCGGCTCTCTGTACACCAACACGGACGCTGCAGCTGGGGTGGCGCTCGGTGCGGTGGCCGGGGAGGCATTCGACGCTGCGCTGCTTATCATATTGGACGCCGGGGAGGCCATGGCTCCCGCTGCCGCAGAAGCAGCACCTGCCGCAGCGGGCGGCTGcagagggttctgcgcagtcgGCGGAGCTCCGCTCGAAACGCCGCTGCCGTCTGCCCCGCCAGGCCCCAGCTGCGGGTTAGGTCGCCTCGCAGTTCCTTGTGCTCCCCCGGCTGCACCGACCGCTCCCCCGTTGGATGCTGGCATTGAGAAAAC
The Poecilia reticulata strain Guanapo linkage group LG17, Guppy_female_1.0+MT, whole genome shotgun sequence DNA segment above includes these coding regions:
- the LOC103479454 gene encoding BTB/POZ domain-containing protein 2, with product MKFVVYAYSRLKMAAGDNSGRLPCLSFSGPGPLGNSQPSNSVFSMPASNGGAVGAAGGAQGTARRPNPQLGPGGADGSGVSSGAPPTAQNPLQPPAAAGAASAAAGAMASPASNMISSAASNASPATAPSATPAAASVLVYREPVYNWQATKSTVKERFAFLFNNEVLSDVHFLVGKGMGVQRIPAHRFVLAVGSAVFDAMFNGGMATTSTEIELPDVEPAAFLALLKFLYSDEVQIGPETVMTTLYTAKKYAVPALEAHCVEFLKKNLRADNAFMLLTQARLFDEPQLASLCLENIDKNTGDALAAEGFTDIDLDTLVAVLERDTLGVREVRLFGAAVRWAEAEARRQQLQPTPENMRKVLGKSLTLIRFPLMTIEEFAAGPAQSNILTDREVVSLFLHFTVNPKPRVDFIDRPRCCLRGKECSITRFGQVESRWGYSGTSDRIRFSVNRRIFVVGFGLYGSIHGPTDYQVNIQIIHTDSNTVLGQNDTGFSCDGSANTFRVMFKEPVEILPNVNYTACATLKGPDSHYGTKGMRKVTHESSSTGTKTCFTFCYAAGNNNGTSVEDGQIPEVIFYT